The following are encoded together in the Parabacteroides chongii genome:
- a CDS encoding lipocalin-like domain-containing protein: MKPTMIKNLNIFIVLLFLTVFSSGCEKAPINGNADGQWQLMHFETTDGTIHPCERIYYAIQLQLVEIRDKSENKYGTFVGRFNYDQEAEKITVKEFSVPYNTNTLATREQLLPFGMDSTETVFDVIKADGKSLILRSDYATLTFRSF; this comes from the coding sequence ATGAAACCGACAATGATAAAGAATCTGAATATATTTATCGTACTTCTTTTCCTTACCGTCTTTTCAAGCGGCTGCGAGAAGGCACCGATAAACGGCAATGCTGACGGACAATGGCAGTTGATGCATTTCGAAACGACGGACGGAACCATTCACCCGTGCGAACGTATATATTATGCCATACAATTACAGTTGGTAGAAATCAGAGATAAAAGTGAGAACAAATACGGTACTTTCGTCGGCCGTTTCAATTACGACCAGGAGGCCGAAAAGATTACAGTAAAAGAGTTTAGTGTTCCCTACAATACAAACACATTGGCCACTCGCGAGCAGCTCCTGCCTTTCGGCATGGACAGTACAGAAACAGTATTCGACGTAATCAAAGCAGACGGTAAATCCTTAATTCTCCGGTCGGACTATGCAACGTTAACATTCCGGAGTTTTTGA
- a CDS encoding DUF2027 domain-containing protein, giving the protein MNTVKVGDKVRFLNTTGGGIVRSFKGKDQVLVEDEDGFEVPALIRECVVVGGENEMQVHSSNRPKIQPQAQVQQSAPKPQPEEVKIEETPEGERMNIYLAYLPLEPTKVIQQSGYEAYFINDSNYYLFFNYMNRHNNSWISRYNGLIEPNTKIFLEEFGKEDLNDLERICVQLIAFKKDKPYSLKNSISVELHLDTVKFYKQHCFMENDFFEEDAMVYPIVRNDVPERELLVSAADLKEAMYQKVQEDRHAPQSIVKKKSDGAILEVDLHITELLDNTNGLSNADMLTYQLDKFHEILAKYANHKGQKIVFIHGKGDGVLRKAIEKELKTRYKQHYYQDASFREYGFGATMVTIK; this is encoded by the coding sequence ATGAATACTGTAAAAGTCGGAGATAAAGTCCGTTTCCTGAATACGACAGGAGGCGGAATCGTACGTAGTTTTAAAGGAAAAGACCAGGTGCTGGTCGAGGATGAAGACGGGTTTGAAGTACCGGCACTGATCCGTGAGTGCGTAGTCGTAGGAGGTGAGAATGAAATGCAGGTGCATAGCTCGAACCGTCCGAAAATACAACCACAGGCACAGGTTCAACAATCCGCTCCAAAGCCACAGCCGGAGGAAGTGAAGATTGAAGAAACACCCGAAGGGGAACGGATGAATATCTATTTGGCTTATTTACCGCTTGAACCGACCAAGGTAATACAGCAGAGCGGTTATGAAGCCTATTTCATCAATGACAGCAATTATTATCTGTTCTTCAACTATATGAACCGCCATAACAATAGCTGGATCAGCCGTTACAATGGCCTGATAGAACCGAATACGAAAATCTTCCTGGAAGAGTTCGGCAAAGAAGATCTGAACGATCTGGAACGTATCTGCGTACAGCTGATTGCTTTCAAGAAAGATAAACCTTATTCGTTGAAGAACTCTATCTCTGTTGAGTTGCATCTCGATACGGTGAAGTTCTATAAACAACATTGCTTTATGGAAAATGACTTCTTTGAAGAGGATGCCATGGTTTATCCAATTGTCCGGAACGATGTACCGGAGCGGGAACTGCTTGTTTCTGCAGCGGATCTGAAAGAAGCGATGTATCAGAAAGTTCAGGAAGACCGTCATGCTCCGCAGTCTATCGTGAAGAAAAAATCAGACGGCGCTATACTGGAAGTCGACCTGCACATCACCGAACTGCTGGATAATACGAATGGACTGAGTAATGCGGATATGCTGACCTATCAGTTAGATAAGTTCCATGAAATATTGGCGAAGTATGCCAATCATAAAGGACAGAAGATTGTCTTTATCCACGGTAAAGGCGACGGAGTACTTCGTAAGGCTATCGAAAAAGAGTTGAAAACGAGATACAAACAACACTATTATCAGGATGCATCTTTTCGTGAGTACGGATTCGGCGCAACTATGGTAACGATCAAGTAA
- the hemW gene encoding radical SAM family heme chaperone HemW, which translates to MAGLYIHVPFCAKRCLYCDFFSNTEMKYKEPYVTALIRELEIRKDYIGNEPLETIYFGGGTPSQLQATDFERIFDAIQRLFDTSGCKEVTLEANPDDMTPEYVTGLRRFPFNRISMGVQSFKAEDLRFLNRRHDREQALRAVELCKENDLANISIDLIYGLPGQTLKEWESNLDMAIRLDIPHISAYHLIYEEGTALYKLKEAGKISPVEEEVSVSLFTSLIDRLTANGYLHYEISNFARPGMISRHNSSYWTGKKYLGAGPSAHSYNGESRQWNVSSLPAYIRGIESGSPEIEVEELDINTRYNDFIITGLRTMWGVNLTEIQGQFGNDKLIYCQKQAAPYLKQGLLIEKDATLTLSRNGIFISDSIMSDLLWV; encoded by the coding sequence ATGGCAGGTCTTTATATACACGTTCCGTTCTGTGCCAAACGATGTTTGTATTGCGATTTCTTTTCCAACACGGAAATGAAATACAAGGAACCATATGTAACTGCCCTTATCCGTGAACTGGAAATAAGAAAGGATTACATCGGCAATGAACCGTTAGAAACGATCTACTTCGGAGGTGGAACTCCCTCCCAACTACAAGCCACTGACTTCGAACGTATATTTGATGCCATACAACGCTTATTCGACACATCCGGTTGCAAGGAGGTCACACTCGAAGCCAATCCGGATGATATGACACCCGAGTATGTTACCGGCCTTCGCAGATTTCCTTTCAACCGTATCAGCATGGGGGTACAAAGTTTCAAGGCGGAAGACCTGCGCTTCCTCAACCGCCGGCACGACCGGGAACAAGCCTTGCGGGCTGTTGAGTTATGCAAAGAAAATGACCTCGCGAATATAAGTATCGATCTGATCTACGGCTTGCCCGGACAGACTTTGAAAGAATGGGAGTCGAACCTCGATATGGCCATCCGACTAGATATTCCCCATATCTCCGCTTACCATTTAATATATGAAGAGGGAACCGCCTTATATAAATTAAAGGAAGCCGGAAAGATATCTCCTGTCGAAGAAGAGGTCAGCGTATCTCTTTTCACCTCCCTGATCGACCGGCTGACGGCAAACGGCTATCTTCATTACGAAATATCCAACTTCGCACGTCCCGGAATGATCTCCCGTCATAACAGTTCCTACTGGACCGGGAAGAAATACCTGGGAGCAGGTCCGTCCGCTCACTCCTACAATGGGGAAAGCCGCCAATGGAATGTTTCTTCCCTTCCGGCCTATATCCGGGGGATTGAAAGCGGATCACCGGAGATAGAGGTGGAAGAGCTGGATATAAACACCCGTTATAACGATTTCATTATTACCGGTCTTCGTACTATGTGGGGCGTCAATTTAACTGAAATTCAAGGACAGTTCGGAAACGACAAATTAATCTATTGCCAAAAGCAGGCTGCCCCCTACCTCAAACAAGGACTTCTTATTGAAAAAGACGCAACCCTGACGCTCTCCCGCAACGGAATTTTCATATCGGATAGTATAATGAGCGACCTTTTATGGGTCTAA
- a CDS encoding zeta toxin family protein: protein MPYLYIISGCNGAGKTTASFTILPEMLKCKEFVNSDEIAKGLSPFNADSIAVAVEASRIMYKRIKELIAAGETFAMETTLATRSVANLIREAQREGYYVTLLYFWLNTPDLAVERVKMRVAAGGHNIPESTIRRRYEAGIHNLFELYIPISDYWMVTDNSMSPMEVIAKGFRNEKKEIYNSDIYTKLEHHE, encoded by the coding sequence GTGCCATATTTATATATAATATCAGGTTGCAACGGAGCAGGGAAGACCACAGCTTCATTTACAATTCTTCCAGAGATGTTGAAGTGTAAAGAGTTTGTGAACTCCGACGAGATAGCCAAGGGGCTTTCCCCTTTTAACGCAGATAGCATCGCCGTAGCTGTAGAAGCAAGCCGAATTATGTATAAGCGCATTAAAGAACTCATCGCAGCCGGTGAGACTTTTGCAATGGAAACTACGCTCGCCACCCGGTCAGTCGCAAATCTGATTAGGGAAGCACAAAGGGAAGGATATTATGTTACATTGTTATATTTCTGGCTGAATACGCCGGATCTGGCAGTGGAACGGGTAAAAATGAGAGTGGCAGCCGGTGGTCATAACATACCGGAGAGTACTATTCGCCGTAGATATGAGGCGGGTATTCACAATCTTTTTGAACTATATATCCCCATTAGTGATTATTGGATGGTAACAGACAATTCTATGTCTCCGATGGAAGTAATCGCCAAAGGATTCAGGAATGAAAAAAAAGAGATATATAATTCGGATATTTACACTAAACTTGAACATCATGAGTGA
- a CDS encoding CYTH domain-containing protein, with translation MATEIERKFIVKGDFSADVFDAQRIVQGYICSEPGRTVRVRIRGEKGFLTIKGPSDEKGLSRYEFEQEVPLADAEQLLKLCEPGAIDKVRHLVRAGKHIWEVDVFHGANEGLVMAEIELASEDEVFEKPEWIGEEVSGDRRYYNSMLTKEPYTGWAKK, from the coding sequence ATGGCTACCGAAATAGAAAGAAAGTTTATTGTAAAAGGCGACTTCTCTGCCGATGTATTCGACGCGCAACGTATTGTGCAGGGATATATCTGTTCTGAGCCCGGACGCACGGTGCGTGTTCGTATTCGTGGGGAGAAAGGTTTTCTGACTATCAAAGGCCCTTCGGACGAAAAAGGACTGAGCCGTTACGAATTCGAACAGGAAGTGCCGCTTGCGGATGCCGAACAGTTATTGAAGCTATGCGAACCGGGAGCCATCGATAAAGTGCGCCACCTTGTCCGTGCAGGGAAGCATATCTGGGAAGTGGATGTCTTTCACGGAGCCAACGAAGGCCTGGTTATGGCCGAAATAGAACTGGCTTCCGAAGACGAAGTATTTGAGAAACCGGAATGGATAGGGGAAGAGGTAAGCGGCGACAGGAGATATTACAACTCGATGCTTACCAAAGAACCTTATACCGGATGGGCGAAGAAATAG
- a CDS encoding S-adenosylmethionine:tRNA ribosyltransferase-isomerase, with product MITKTQQISIEDYNYPLPDERIAKFPLPKRDESKLLLYRDGKVSESVFKHITDYLPEGSLMVFNNTRVIQARLLFQRVTGAQIEVFCLDPALPHDYELIFQETEACNWICLIGNAKKWKEPVLSREISVAGQTVRLSAEKVQSYGETHQIRFSWDGGFSFAEVLDAAGELPIPPYLHRKTEESDLKTYQTVYSKVKGSVAAPTAGLHFTPEVLADLDTKGFGREELTLHVGAGTFKPVKSETIEGHEMHTEYISVRRSTVERVMQHLGHIIAVGTTSVRTLESLYYIGVTLAAHPGATSEELVVKQWMPYEEANNRLTTAEALQNILDYLDKHQLNTLITATQIIIAPGYEFKIVKGIVTNFHQPKSTLLLLISAFVKGDWKNIYNYALGHDFRFLSYGDSSLLL from the coding sequence ATGATTACAAAAACTCAACAGATAAGTATCGAAGATTATAACTATCCGTTACCTGATGAACGAATAGCGAAGTTTCCGCTGCCTAAGCGGGACGAATCCAAATTATTGCTTTACCGGGACGGGAAAGTAAGTGAGAGCGTTTTCAAGCATATTACAGATTACCTGCCGGAAGGTTCGTTGATGGTATTCAATAATACCCGCGTCATCCAGGCGCGATTGTTATTCCAGCGCGTGACGGGGGCTCAGATCGAAGTCTTCTGCCTGGATCCTGCCCTGCCGCATGATTATGAACTTATCTTCCAGGAAACGGAAGCGTGTAACTGGATTTGCCTGATCGGAAATGCGAAGAAATGGAAAGAGCCCGTTCTCTCCCGCGAGATCAGCGTTGCCGGCCAGACAGTCAGGTTATCTGCAGAAAAAGTACAAAGCTACGGAGAGACACATCAGATACGGTTCAGTTGGGACGGTGGTTTCAGCTTTGCCGAAGTGCTGGATGCGGCAGGCGAACTGCCCATACCTCCTTATCTGCATCGTAAAACGGAGGAAAGCGATCTGAAGACGTACCAGACTGTTTATTCGAAAGTCAAAGGTTCGGTAGCCGCACCGACTGCGGGGCTTCATTTCACACCGGAAGTGCTGGCGGACCTGGATACCAAAGGTTTCGGTCGCGAAGAACTGACATTGCATGTCGGAGCCGGAACATTCAAGCCGGTCAAGAGCGAAACGATCGAAGGGCATGAAATGCATACCGAATATATATCCGTACGCCGCAGTACCGTCGAACGGGTCATGCAGCACCTGGGACATATCATAGCTGTCGGAACGACTTCCGTCCGCACACTCGAAAGCCTTTATTACATAGGCGTAACGCTTGCGGCTCATCCGGGAGCAACCTCCGAAGAGTTGGTTGTCAAACAATGGATGCCGTATGAGGAAGCCAACAACCGGCTGACTACAGCGGAAGCCCTGCAGAATATACTCGATTATCTGGACAAACACCAGCTGAACACCTTGATCACGGCAACCCAGATTATCATAGCTCCGGGTTATGAGTTCAAGATCGTAAAAGGTATTGTCACCAATTTCCACCAGCCTAAAAGCACCCTGCTTCTACTGATTTCCGCGTTCGTGAAAGGAGATTGGAAAAATATCTATAACTATGCACTGGGACATGATTTCCGTTTCCTGAGTTATGGGGATAGCTCGCTGTTATTATAA
- a CDS encoding S46 family peptidase → MKRILLSLLAAALSLPAVADEGMWLLPLLKQQKFPEMQALGLKLQDYDIYSPDSASLKDAVVIFGGGCTGEIVSPDGLLLTNHHCGYGQIQQHSTLEHDYLTDGFWATTRDQELPNPGLTVTFIDKIEDVTDYVKAELEKDTDPNSMNFLSPKYLNGLAKTRVGEKFLQDNPGTEVEIKAFYGGNVYYMFTKKIYSDIRLVGAPPSSIGKFGADTDNWMWPRHTGDFSVFRVYADANGNPAEYSESNVPLRPKRWFKISIKGVEEDDYAMMMGFPGRTNKYYTSWEVAERRDIDNAVRINVRNLRQEVMLDEMLKDPSVRIQYASKYAGSTNAYKNAIGSNWAIKKRNFEQVKKEEQDRLIAWSQDNDESDYPEALSTIEQIVSDRKDLRFRSWMLDEAILRGIEFTKVPSDIQAVSEALKGKDRSEQQKQVRLLEMAYHRFADKDYAPEVDKKIAKVMLKEYRRLVPAKSQPAYFALIDKKFKGDVDRFVDYLFDKSIYGSEENFDKFKTRPSVKALEEDPMILFAKSVQEEKSNLNAALADFDAGYAIAHRMYVKGLLAMYQDKANFPDANFSLRLTYGQVKGYSPRDADYYSCQTTLDGVMEKEDSTNWEFVVPARLKELYAAKDFGRYGMANGKMPVAFSATTHSTGGNSGSPVLNANGELIGINFDRNWEGVGGDIQYLPDYQRSIIVDIRYVLFLIDKYAGAGYLLEEMDLVE, encoded by the coding sequence ATGAAGAGAATCTTATTATCCCTTTTGGCTGCCGCTCTGTCATTGCCGGCCGTAGCCGACGAAGGAATGTGGTTGCTTCCTTTACTTAAGCAACAGAAATTTCCGGAGATGCAGGCACTGGGCTTGAAGTTGCAGGATTACGACATTTATAGTCCCGACTCTGCCTCGCTGAAAGATGCCGTTGTCATTTTCGGCGGCGGTTGTACCGGTGAGATCGTATCGCCGGACGGTTTGTTATTGACCAACCATCACTGCGGATACGGCCAGATACAGCAACACAGTACGCTGGAGCACGATTACCTGACCGACGGCTTTTGGGCAACTACCCGTGACCAGGAACTTCCCAATCCGGGACTGACCGTGACCTTCATTGACAAAATAGAAGATGTCACCGACTACGTGAAAGCGGAACTCGAGAAAGATACCGATCCGAACAGTATGAATTTCCTTTCTCCCAAATACCTGAACGGACTGGCTAAAACCCGGGTAGGAGAGAAGTTCCTGCAGGATAACCCCGGAACGGAAGTCGAGATCAAAGCCTTCTACGGCGGTAACGTATATTATATGTTCACGAAGAAGATCTATTCGGATATCCGCCTGGTCGGAGCTCCCCCTTCATCTATCGGTAAGTTCGGTGCCGACACCGACAACTGGATGTGGCCGCGTCATACGGGCGACTTTTCCGTTTTCCGTGTCTATGCCGATGCCAACGGTAACCCGGCTGAATATTCCGAATCGAACGTTCCGCTGCGTCCTAAGCGTTGGTTCAAGATCTCTATAAAGGGAGTGGAAGAAGACGATTACGCCATGATGATGGGATTTCCCGGACGTACAAATAAGTATTATACCTCCTGGGAAGTTGCCGAACGTCGTGATATCGACAATGCAGTCCGTATTAATGTCCGCAACCTTCGTCAGGAAGTGATGCTGGACGAGATGCTGAAAGATCCGTCTGTACGTATCCAGTACGCCAGCAAATATGCCGGATCGACTAATGCTTACAAAAATGCTATCGGTAGCAATTGGGCGATAAAAAAACGTAACTTCGAACAGGTAAAGAAGGAAGAGCAGGATCGCCTGATCGCCTGGTCGCAGGATAATGACGAGTCTGATTATCCGGAAGCCTTATCTACGATCGAACAGATCGTTTCCGATCGCAAAGACCTTCGCTTCCGTAGCTGGATGCTGGATGAAGCAATCCTGCGCGGTATTGAATTCACAAAAGTGCCTTCGGATATTCAAGCTGTCAGTGAAGCCCTGAAGGGTAAAGACCGCAGCGAACAACAGAAGCAGGTACGTCTGCTGGAAATGGCCTACCACCGTTTTGCCGATAAGGATTACGCACCCGAAGTGGACAAGAAGATTGCCAAAGTGATGTTGAAGGAATATCGCCGCTTGGTTCCGGCTAAGTCGCAACCGGCTTACTTTGCTCTGATCGACAAGAAGTTCAAAGGAGATGTAGACCGTTTTGTGGATTATCTGTTCGACAAATCTATCTATGGTAGTGAAGAAAACTTCGATAAGTTTAAAACGCGCCCTTCCGTTAAAGCACTGGAAGAAGACCCGATGATCCTGTTTGCTAAATCAGTGCAGGAAGAAAAGTCTAACCTGAATGCTGCTCTGGCGGATTTCGATGCCGGTTATGCCATCGCTCACCGGATGTATGTAAAAGGGCTGTTGGCCATGTATCAGGATAAAGCCAATTTCCCCGATGCCAATTTCTCCCTGCGTCTGACTTACGGCCAGGTGAAAGGATATAGTCCGCGGGATGCCGATTATTACAGTTGTCAGACAACGCTTGACGGTGTGATGGAAAAAGAAGACTCGACCAACTGGGAGTTTGTTGTTCCTGCCCGCCTGAAAGAATTGTATGCCGCAAAAGACTTTGGCCGTTACGGTATGGCGAATGGAAAAATGCCTGTTGCTTTCAGTGCGACGACACATAGTACCGGAGGAAACTCAGGTAGCCCTGTTTTGAATGCAAACGGAGAACTGATCGGTATTAACTTCGACCGTAACTGGGAAGGTGTAGGAGGTGATATACAATACCTGCCGGATTACCAGCGCAGTATTATCGTAGATATCCGCTACGTCCTGTTCCTGATCGATAAATATGCCGGTGCCGGTTACCTGTTGGAGGAAATGGATCTGGTAGAATAA
- a CDS encoding aldose epimerase family protein has translation MKRLCMAVMAMCVLLSCGEKREEATISGLMKSDFVSEVDGKPTALYVLKNKNGAEACITNYGGRLVSVMVPDKKGQMTDVVLGYDNINQYVQSDGNYGALIGRYGNRINQAKFTLDGTEYTLPKNDGTHCLHGGAQGYHARMWDAKQLNDQALELTYLSKDGEAGFPGNLNIKVIYTLTDDNAVDIRYEATTDKKTVVNLTNHSYFNLSGVPGSDVLDQLVMINADNYTPVDSTLIPVGISPVDETPLDLRTPVAIGKQINDSFQQLQFGHGYDLNWVLNTNGDKNVLAAKAYSPTSGIALEVYTNEPGIQFYTGNFMDGKDTGKHGVTYPHRGAFCLETQHYPDSPNHPDFPSVVLNPGEKYISECIYKFTVE, from the coding sequence ATGAAAAGACTATGTATGGCTGTCATGGCAATGTGTGTATTGCTGTCGTGCGGCGAAAAAAGAGAAGAGGCTACAATCTCCGGGTTAATGAAGTCTGATTTCGTATCGGAAGTGGATGGGAAGCCGACCGCCTTGTATGTGTTGAAGAATAAAAACGGAGCAGAGGCTTGCATTACGAATTACGGTGGACGACTAGTCTCTGTAATGGTTCCTGACAAGAAAGGACAAATGACCGATGTGGTGCTGGGATATGATAATATTAACCAATATGTGCAGTCGGACGGAAACTACGGCGCTCTGATCGGACGTTATGGAAACCGCATCAACCAGGCTAAGTTTACTTTGGACGGCACGGAATATACACTGCCCAAGAATGACGGAACGCATTGTCTGCATGGCGGAGCTCAAGGATATCATGCCCGTATGTGGGATGCCAAACAGCTGAACGATCAGGCTCTGGAACTGACCTATCTCTCGAAGGACGGTGAAGCCGGTTTTCCTGGAAATCTGAATATCAAAGTTATTTATACATTGACGGATGACAATGCTGTCGATATCAGATATGAAGCAACAACGGATAAGAAAACGGTTGTGAACCTGACAAACCACAGTTACTTCAATCTCTCGGGTGTTCCCGGTTCCGATGTATTGGACCAGTTGGTTATGATCAATGCGGATAACTATACTCCGGTTGACAGCACACTGATCCCTGTAGGTATCAGTCCGGTTGATGAAACTCCGCTGGACCTGCGTACTCCGGTCGCTATCGGTAAACAGATCAACGACTCGTTCCAGCAGCTGCAGTTCGGACATGGTTATGACCTGAACTGGGTGTTGAATACAAACGGTGACAAGAATGTACTGGCTGCCAAGGCTTACTCTCCGACCAGCGGTATCGCCCTGGAAGTATATACCAACGAACCGGGTATTCAGTTCTATACCGGAAATTTTATGGATGGAAAAGATACCGGCAAGCACGGTGTGACTTATCCGCATCGTGGAGCTTTCTGCCTGGAGACACAGCATTATCCCGATAGTCCTAATCATCCAGACTTCCCGAGTGTTGTCCTGAACCCTGGTGAAAAGTATATCAGTGAATGTATCTATAAATTTACCGTCGAATGA
- a CDS encoding OmpA family protein, protein MNKKITPYILLFLTALLLFSCKSAKLSDAEEKQRIGEYFEAAAIYRKVYTKTSPQKRDLRGYIAYRMAECNRLINNTPRATSAYMNALRYEYPDSIVSLRLGQMYQKTGKYTDAIRYYNDFLQRNPESELALNGIKGSELAPVWKQNPTRYVVKRMEKFNSRRGEFSPMLFGDKYDQLYFTSSRTPKGANKDKDETISAITGIRNNDFFLVKQDEQGNWLAPIELEDEVNTEFDEGTPSFSKDGNTMYYTYCAQDPEGPRTSEIYISTRSSAKWGKGTRATIVKDSVTALGHPSVSPDGKYLYYVSDAVGGFGGKDIFRSRLVGNDFGPMENLGPEINTPGDEMFPYVRDSVTLYFASNGHPGMGGLDLFKATQDSTGKWHVENLKAPINSMADDFGITFEGNKEKGFFSSNRNDARGYDHLYSFELPTITIFIEGIVFDVDENPIEDATVRIVGKDGLNVKVPAKKDGTYRVELERDIRYVMMASARGYLNQNFELKTGPEEKNETYIVDFYLSPISKPVVIDNIFYDFDKATLRPESQKALDEMIKMLNDNPNVTIELGAHTDRKGSDQYNERLAQRRAQSVVDYLIAGGIDKERLEAKGYGESVPKVINKKMAKSFDFLKEGDVLTEEFILTLPPEQQEMADQINRRTEFKVLRTNYNLF, encoded by the coding sequence ATGAATAAGAAGATTACTCCCTATATATTACTGTTTTTAACCGCTTTATTGCTTTTTTCCTGCAAATCAGCCAAGCTGAGCGATGCAGAGGAGAAGCAGCGGATCGGCGAATACTTTGAGGCAGCAGCTATTTATCGGAAAGTTTATACGAAAACGTCTCCGCAGAAAAGGGACTTACGGGGATATATTGCCTACCGAATGGCTGAATGTAACCGGCTCATCAACAATACACCGAGGGCTACCAGTGCCTATATGAATGCATTACGCTATGAATATCCGGATAGTATCGTAAGCCTGCGACTGGGACAGATGTACCAGAAAACCGGCAAATATACGGATGCTATACGTTATTATAATGACTTCCTGCAACGGAACCCGGAAAGCGAACTGGCCCTTAACGGAATAAAAGGCAGTGAACTGGCTCCTGTATGGAAACAGAACCCGACCCGTTATGTCGTCAAGCGGATGGAGAAATTCAATTCCCGCCGAGGTGAATTCAGTCCGATGCTGTTCGGTGACAAATACGATCAGCTTTACTTCACCTCTTCCCGCACTCCCAAAGGGGCTAACAAAGACAAGGATGAAACGATCAGTGCCATCACCGGCATAAGAAACAACGACTTTTTCCTGGTCAAACAGGATGAACAAGGTAACTGGCTCGCCCCCATCGAACTGGAGGACGAAGTGAATACCGAATTCGACGAAGGAACACCTTCTTTCTCGAAAGACGGCAATACCATGTATTACACCTATTGCGCACAAGATCCGGAAGGACCGCGTACATCAGAAATATACATCTCTACCCGTAGCAGTGCTAAATGGGGCAAAGGGACACGTGCCACTATTGTAAAAGACTCAGTTACAGCCCTGGGGCATCCGTCTGTTTCACCTGACGGCAAATACCTGTATTATGTATCCGATGCAGTCGGAGGTTTCGGGGGAAAAGATATCTTCCGCTCCCGCCTTGTAGGTAACGATTTCGGTCCGATGGAAAATCTGGGACCGGAGATCAATACGCCCGGCGACGAAATGTTCCCGTACGTACGCGACTCCGTTACACTCTACTTCGCCTCTAACGGGCATCCGGGAATGGGCGGTCTGGATCTTTTCAAAGCGACCCAGGACAGTACAGGCAAGTGGCATGTCGAAAACCTGAAAGCACCGATCAACTCCATGGCTGACGATTTCGGCATTACATTCGAGGGAAACAAGGAAAAAGGATTCTTCAGTTCCAACCGTAACGATGCACGCGGGTACGATCATCTGTACTCGTTCGAACTTCCTACGATAACGATATTCATCGAAGGTATTGTCTTCGATGTGGATGAAAATCCGATCGAAGATGCAACCGTCCGTATTGTCGGCAAAGACGGTCTGAATGTGAAAGTTCCGGCAAAGAAAGACGGGACTTACCGGGTGGAACTGGAGCGCGACATCCGTTATGTTATGATGGCTAGTGCCCGTGGTTACCTCAACCAGAACTTCGAACTGAAAACCGGACCGGAAGAGAAGAACGAAACTTATATCGTAGACTTCTACCTCTCTCCGATCAGTAAACCGGTCGTTATCGACAATATCTTCTACGATTTCGATAAAGCGACCCTGCGCCCGGAATCACAGAAAGCACTGGATGAGATGATCAAGATGCTGAACGATAACCCGAACGTGACGATCGAGTTGGGAGCACATACCGACCGCAAAGGTAGCGACCAGTATAATGAACGCCTGGCACAACGCCGTGCCCAGTCGGTAGTGGATTACCTGATTGCAGGAGGCATCGACAAAGAACGTCTGGAAGCCAAAGGCTACGGCGAAAGCGTTCCGAAGGTCATCAACAAGAAGATGGCCAAAAGCTTCGACTTCCTGAAAGAAGGAGATGTGCTGACGGAAGAATTTATCCTGACACTGCCTCCGGAACAACAGGAAATGGCAGACCAGATAAACCGCCGCACAGAGTTTAAGGTACTCAGAACGAATTACAACCTGTTCTAA